The Monodelphis domestica isolate mMonDom1 chromosome 5, mMonDom1.pri, whole genome shotgun sequence DNA segment TACATGCCTCTGTTTACTGAGAACACCCCAATTTCCAGCTCCTGGGACCCCTGTCCAGGAACCTCCTGGGGCCAGTCCCCCAGTAGCCATTAATAAACTTTCTCTTCATCCCCTTTGTTTCTGGTCTTGTTAACGACATGGGGGCCAGGAAGAAGAGGCCAGAGCTCAGGCACCTGCACAGAATTTTATTGCGATGCGTTACGAGGCAGAGGGGTTTGGTGCTGGGTCAGGGTAGCCCGGGCCATACTCAGGGCACCTTCTCTGGTGCGGTGCCCGCCGATGAAGCCGTTGGCATGGACGAAGATGCAGCCAGGGATGCCACTAATCTGGTCCAGGGCCTCATCTCGGAGACCCTGCCATTGCTCAGGCAGGGGCAGCCTGCGAGCAGAGACAGTGAGGGAGAAGGATGGAAGGTTGTGGTGAGGGGCAGAACGTGGGGCCCGGCTGGCCAGGTTAGGGTCTGGGTGTGGAGGAAGGAGCCTGTGGGAGCAGGCGCAGACCCAGGGGTACAGGAAGCCGCACTGGGTTTTGGGCATGGATGGCCTGGGAATTCTTTAGGTCTGACTACACAGGAGTTACGGACTTGGTCTTGCTTTGTTTCCCCTTTGGTGAGTGTGTAGatagaagggaaatattttttaactggAAACTAGCTGCTAAGCTAGGAGAGGCTCTGGGCCAGTGGAGGGACAGGGTGGATTGGGGCAGGACGGGCGGTGCGGGGCCTCACCTGCTCTCAAAGGAGTGAAGCTCTTTCGGCACACACTGGACCCGCCACTGCCCGTTCTGGTCAGGGTAGAGCACGAAGGCAATAGGCACTACAGGCGTCAGCCCGGACTCCAGATCAAACAAATGGTCCTTCCAGGGACAGCCACCTTGAGACAGCTCTATAATCTCTCCACTTGAATCCACCTTGGGGAAGAAAGTGGGGGTTAGGGGTAGGCTCAGGCCTCATCCTCTTGTCTCTAATCCAAGCTAGGTTTAAAGGAGTTGTCCAAGTGAAGAGAGCAAAGCCAGGTTCCCAGAGCTCTGTGGGCCTCAGCACAGCACCtggtatacagtaggtgcttaggaAACACTTTCCTTCCCTACCTGGAATCGAGTGGCCAGGGCCTCTTCCACAAGCGCCCGGGCAGGAAGCCAGCTTTGTTTATAGAACTCCAGCCTCTGGAGGAACTCCTCACGTACTAGATCCATAGCCCGGTAAAAGCCAGCCTGGAAACGGAAGCAGAGTCAGCATTTGGCTGCAGGCTCTGCTGGAAGTGGAAGGGGCAgagctctcctctctcctccctccacctgTCCTACCTCCGTGTCCTGATTTGGCTGGTTCCAGGCGGGGTTCAGCCGCGCCACCCGGGCGCTCAGGGTGGTGGTCAGTGCATAGCGAGGCTTTCCTCCTTCCCACTGAGGGATCCCATTGTCTATGGCATCTACTTCCTCCACAAAATATTCATACATCTGTAGGAAAGGGTAGAGGTTTGGGGCTGTCACTGAGGATACAACCTTTGTATCCTTGCTTGATGAGAGGGAGCTCGAGGCCCCCAGGGGAGCTGAGACTACTATACCGGTTAGCTGGAAGGCTGGCCACAGCCCCCATCTCTCTGGGGCTCCCGGCCCTCAGATGGAATGGAAAGCGCAGAACAGGGCCTCTGACGACCCCAGCCTGACTGCTCCCACGTGGGGCCTTCTGTCCCCCAcagatttttctttctcatcataAACAAGAGAACCCATGGGATACTGAAGTTTGGCCAAAGCAATCTTTCCAAGCCACCATAAGGCAGGTAGGTGCTGTGAATCCCTCATGTCCCCCTTGGAGATAAGGAAAGCACCTCCCTCGCCAGAGGTGCCTGGTGTGGAAGAAGGCCCTGTACTCCTGTACCGCCCCAGCAAAGAAGGGTTTCTCAATCCCCAacaacttcatttaaaaatacaaagaccAGAtcaaaaacccagtggaattgctggtcaaCTATGGAAGGGGAttgggggagtggagggaaagaacatgatttttgtaaccatggaaaaatattctaaattcagtaaacaaaatcccccccccccccaaacaaaataaataaaaatgcaaagacCTTCCCTAGCTCAGGGTTGTACAAAAGCAGGCAGTAGGATGGGCTCATCCCAATTGGGGCTGGGaatgccttttttctttaaacctttactttctaccttagaatctattgattctaaggaaggcagaagggtagtaaaggctaggcatgggggcggggttaagcgacttgcccaggctcacacagtgaaatataatttccattttatatgtcCCCAGGATGAGTAGCTGAAATGTGTCCTtgtaagggagggggaaggatggCTGGAAGGGTCACATCTGGATGGGAGCTGACcatcctgattttttttcccagggGTCCCCAGGTCCAAAGCTATTCCTGTACCTACCCCCAGAATGGAAGGGATTAGGTacaatgatggtgatggtgatgctGGTGCCATTTATGTGTATTATAGATGGCTTAAACTGCACTAAGTCTGGAGTTTCAGAGAATAGATCCTCCAGTCAG contains these protein-coding regions:
- the MYG1 gene encoding MYG1 exonuclease; its protein translation is MGHLFLRSLLFLALPSTPLRSSRRLGLQPAPSPKRPRAESMAPARPRIGTHNGTFHCDEALACALLRLLPEYREAEILRTRDPALLATCDVVVDVGGEYDPQRHRYDHHQRSFRESMSSLRPGKPWQTKLSSAGLVYLHFGQRLLAQLLGTTIDDRSVETVYDKMYEYFVEEVDAIDNGIPQWEGGKPRYALTTTLSARVARLNPAWNQPNQDTEAGFYRAMDLVREEFLQRLEFYKQSWLPARALVEEALATRFQVDSSGEIIELSQGGCPWKDHLFDLESGLTPVVPIAFVLYPDQNGQWRVQCVPKELHSFESRLPLPEQWQGLRDEALDQISGIPGCIFVHANGFIGGHRTREGALSMARATLTQHQTPLPRNASQ